One genomic region from Methanomicrobia archaeon encodes:
- a CDS encoding protein translocase SEC61 complex subunit gamma: MQEQKFDFEGLKVENWSKKIKEYIRIVKLAKRPKRDEFIKISEIAGAAMALVGVIGFAIYLLLTVLPKGF, translated from the coding sequence ATGCAAGAACAAAAATTCGATTTCGAAGGGTTAAAGGTAGAGAACTGGTCGAAGAAGATAAAGGAGTATATAAGGATAGTGAAGTTGGCGAAACGGCCGAAGCGAGACGAATTCATCAAGATATCCGAAATCGCGGGTGCTGCAATGGCACTGGTCGGTGTCATCGGTTTTGCCATTTATCTTTTACTGACCGTATTGCCGAAGGGGTTTTGA
- the hisI gene encoding phosphoribosyl-AMP cyclohydrolase, producing the protein MTDKKGAKHDLRPAIAQDYQTGEVLMLAYMDDEALRLTRETGKAHYWSRSRGKLWRKGEQSGHEQLVKDILIDCDEDTILLKVEQIGGACHTGYRSCFYRTIDGDIVGTKVFDPEEAYGKKQE; encoded by the coding sequence ATGACAGACAAGAAGGGCGCAAAGCATGACTTGCGGCCAGCGATTGCGCAGGATTACCAAACGGGCGAGGTGCTTATGCTCGCGTACATGGATGATGAGGCGCTGCGACTGACGAGAGAGACGGGTAAGGCGCATTACTGGAGCAGGAGTCGCGGCAAACTATGGCGGAAAGGTGAACAATCGGGTCACGAGCAGCTCGTAAAGGACATTCTAATCGATTGCGACGAGGATACTATTCTGTTGAAGGTGGAGCAGATCGGCGGCGCATGTCATACGGGCTACCGGTCGTGCTTTTACCGCACGATCGATGGTGACATCGTGGGTACGAAGGTATTCGATCCGGAAGAGGCGTACGGGAAGAAGCAGGAATAA
- a CDS encoding transcription elongation factor Spt5, with product MARIVAVKTTVNQEQAVAAMIEGAIKEQPASEHGLKAILVPDELRGYVLIEAEYPEMVEQIVQSIPHARGLVKGEMDLDEIEHFLTPKPSVTGIVEGSIIEIISGPFKGERARVKKVDEAHEEITIELFEAMVPIPVTVRGDSVRVLSREDHEEDH from the coding sequence ATGGCCAGGATAGTGGCAGTAAAGACGACGGTTAACCAGGAGCAGGCAGTAGCGGCCATGATTGAGGGCGCGATAAAGGAGCAGCCGGCGAGCGAGCATGGACTGAAGGCGATTTTGGTGCCTGACGAACTCAGGGGGTACGTGCTGATAGAAGCGGAGTATCCCGAGATGGTAGAGCAGATCGTTCAGAGCATCCCGCATGCACGTGGCCTGGTCAAAGGCGAGATGGATTTGGACGAGATCGAGCATTTCCTCACGCCGAAACCGTCGGTAACCGGTATTGTTGAGGGGAGCATTATAGAAATCATATCGGGACCGTTCAAGGGCGAACGAGCGCGCGTGAAGAAAGTGGACGAGGCGCACGAGGAGATCACCATTGAGCTCTTTGAGGCGATGGTTCCGATACCGGTCACGGTTCGCGGCGACAGCGTACGGGTATTGAGCAGAGAGGATCACGAAGAGGATCACTAA
- the ftsZ gene encoding cell division protein FtsZ, translating into MRQMGNETVSEGGEVKTMDAEEIEKILEKSRTIIKVIGCGGSGTNTIQRMTEEGIFGAELFALNTDAQHLLYAKVDRKLLIGKKTTRGLGAGSIPRLGEEAARENDNDIRAMVEDADMVFVTCGLGGGTGTGSAPVVAQASQEVGALTIGVVTLPFSAEGAVRMENMDYGLEKLRENTDTLIVIPNDKLLDVVPRLPLNEAFKVADDVLMRSVKGLTELITKPGLINLDFADVRTVMKDGGMAMIGFGESDGQNKAIESVRKALSSPLLEVEVSDANAALVNVIGGEDMTVEEAEGALQEVYRMMNPEARIIWGVQVSPELKNMIRTLLIVTGVKSEQIYDRKDVKKEKFGIEIVR; encoded by the coding sequence ATGAGGCAAATGGGGAATGAAACGGTCTCAGAAGGCGGGGAAGTAAAGACGATGGATGCTGAAGAAATAGAGAAAATCTTGGAAAAGTCCCGGACGATCATAAAGGTAATCGGATGTGGAGGAAGTGGGACGAACACGATCCAGAGGATGACCGAGGAGGGCATCTTCGGTGCGGAACTCTTTGCTTTGAACACGGATGCTCAACATTTGTTGTACGCGAAAGTAGATAGGAAGCTCTTGATAGGGAAGAAGACGACGCGGGGGCTGGGAGCAGGAAGTATCCCGCGGTTAGGCGAGGAAGCGGCACGGGAGAACGATAATGATATAAGGGCCATGGTGGAGGATGCGGACATGGTTTTTGTCACGTGCGGCTTAGGCGGTGGCACGGGGACCGGATCAGCACCCGTCGTTGCCCAAGCATCACAGGAAGTCGGTGCACTCACCATCGGCGTGGTAACTTTGCCGTTTAGCGCAGAAGGCGCGGTAAGGATGGAAAATATGGATTACGGCCTTGAGAAACTGCGTGAGAATACAGACACGTTGATTGTAATACCAAATGATAAGTTATTAGATGTCGTGCCACGATTGCCCTTAAACGAGGCGTTTAAAGTCGCGGATGACGTGCTGATGCGCTCGGTGAAGGGTCTGACCGAGCTGATAACGAAGCCGGGACTTATCAATCTGGACTTCGCCGATGTGCGGACGGTGATGAAAGACGGAGGCATGGCGATGATCGGCTTTGGGGAGTCGGACGGCCAGAACAAGGCAATCGAATCGGTGCGAAAGGCGTTAAGCTCCCCTCTGCTTGAAGTTGAGGTCTCGGATGCGAACGCGGCGCTGGTAAACGTGATAGGCGGCGAGGACATGACGGTCGAGGAGGCCGAGGGAGCACTGCAGGAAGTCTACCGGATGATGAATCCCGAAGCACGGATCATCTGGGGTGTGCAGGTGAGTCCAGAGCTGAAGAACATGATACGAACGCTGCTCATCGTAACGGGCGTGAAATCAGAGCAGATATATGACCGTAAGGATGTGAAGAAGGAGAAATTCGGCATTGAGATAGTACGGTAG